One window of the Leptospira koniambonensis genome contains the following:
- a CDS encoding M48 family metallopeptidase gives MKLRNILFSLFSLQILLTLVMKYFSYQGDLSPELHERILKYFTQEDINSGIDYERRGFFVSIISSLLDFALAGVFVFTPISVKLEEYFSRKTGGRFYYTVSLFFTSFYLVEFIISLPFSYYFGFVIEHEFQFSNMTFDDWVLYKEKSFGLGLLIGETVVLVVAFVLKNLPRAWKYILPILSLGFGLLMSVLYPILITPIFYDYGPIQEGSLKTKILALSQKANIQVENIYVINESKYSGHTNAYFTGWGESKKIFLYDTLIKNHTEEEVVSVLGHEIGHWVHNHQTIEIALSTLETFLMCFLLGYIFQKVREEESIPLKEFYSPSSLPFLFLILSLVGTVLGPFSATLSRALETQADREALVLTNDKKSFISTEIKLAKDNKSRLNPHKLEVIFEHSHPTALERIEFAEDWK, from the coding sequence ATGAAACTAAGAAACATTTTATTCTCTTTATTTTCCTTACAAATATTACTCACTCTTGTAATGAAATATTTCTCCTACCAAGGAGATCTATCTCCAGAGTTACATGAAAGAATCTTAAAATATTTTACCCAAGAAGATATAAATTCAGGAATAGACTACGAAAGAAGAGGATTTTTTGTTTCTATCATAAGCTCCTTACTGGACTTCGCATTAGCGGGAGTATTTGTTTTTACTCCTATTTCAGTGAAATTAGAAGAATACTTTAGCAGAAAAACAGGAGGAAGATTTTACTATACTGTATCTCTATTTTTTACTTCCTTCTATCTCGTAGAATTTATCATTTCTTTACCATTCAGCTATTATTTTGGATTCGTGATAGAGCACGAATTCCAATTTTCTAATATGACATTTGATGATTGGGTCTTATATAAAGAAAAGTCTTTCGGACTCGGATTGCTTATTGGAGAAACTGTCGTTCTCGTAGTAGCATTCGTGCTTAAAAATCTTCCACGCGCTTGGAAATATATACTTCCTATCTTATCTCTTGGATTCGGATTACTTATGTCCGTATTATATCCAATCCTAATCACACCAATCTTTTATGATTATGGTCCTATCCAAGAAGGAAGCCTAAAAACAAAAATATTAGCACTCAGCCAAAAAGCAAATATCCAAGTAGAAAATATCTACGTAATCAATGAGAGCAAATACTCCGGCCATACAAATGCATATTTCACAGGCTGGGGAGAAAGTAAAAAGATCTTCTTATACGATACACTCATCAAGAACCACACCGAAGAAGAAGTAGTAAGTGTACTAGGACATGAAATCGGTCATTGGGTTCACAATCACCAAACGATAGAGATTGCGCTCAGCACTCTGGAAACTTTCTTAATGTGTTTCTTATTAGGATATATATTTCAAAAAGTAAGAGAAGAAGAATCGATCCCATTAAAAGAATTTTATTCTCCTTCTTCCTTACCATTTCTATTTTTGATATTATCCCTAGTTGGAACAGTACTTGGACCTTTTTCTGCAACACTCTCCAGGGCATTGGAAACCCAAGCAGACAGAGAAGCACTCGTGCTAACCAATGATAAAAAATCATTCATTAGCACCGAGATCAAATTGGCAAAAGACAATAAATCCAGATTGAACCCTCACAAACTGGAAGTGATCTTCGAACATTCTCATCCAACCGCTTTGGAAAGAATAGAATTCGCAGAAGACTGGAAGTAA
- a CDS encoding tetratricopeptide repeat protein — protein sequence MKRIKLLFLMISFSLFASSLFSQDHNTDIRDINKLKNIIDGDGKYPLTLLNKNEAILFLGYFGGSTDSGYLCNLLSNEKFRDHYISIIRALGLLRSDNSVLCLIQNLKKNENVIEKWHIYDGLVYSIKGSSREKNAINELEKAMKELKGDSRENFRKLLIRITDDKSGKYIEGINFEEIGSIFASKGMTSEILVPKMLALGPKRDQYASLLSSLESTIKKNRDLWVGYLLRGYCFYQLKNYDEAEVNFKKSIELNQKDSNSYFYLGDIYGIKGEKVVSKQYYVNALKYSPSIINKIIINEKIQDIDNSLGKSFIK from the coding sequence ATGAAACGTATCAAATTACTTTTCCTGATGATTTCGTTCTCATTATTTGCTTCAAGCCTATTCTCGCAAGATCATAATACAGACATTCGAGATATTAATAAATTGAAGAATATAATCGACGGAGATGGCAAGTATCCTCTCACTTTACTGAATAAGAATGAGGCAATCTTATTTTTGGGTTATTTCGGAGGATCTACTGACTCGGGATATTTATGTAACTTATTAAGTAATGAGAAATTTAGGGATCATTACATATCGATTATTCGAGCATTAGGTTTGTTACGCTCCGATAATTCTGTTTTGTGCCTAATTCAAAATTTAAAGAAAAACGAAAACGTAATTGAGAAATGGCATATATACGACGGCTTAGTATACAGTATAAAGGGTTCCAGCCGAGAAAAGAATGCGATAAATGAATTAGAAAAAGCGATGAAAGAATTGAAAGGTGATTCTAGGGAAAATTTTAGGAAGCTCCTGATTCGTATAACGGACGATAAGAGTGGGAAATATATCGAGGGAATTAATTTCGAAGAAATTGGTTCCATTTTTGCATCTAAAGGAATGACATCTGAAATTCTGGTCCCAAAGATGCTTGCTTTAGGTCCAAAACGTGATCAATATGCGTCTTTGTTGTCTAGTTTGGAATCGACTATTAAAAAGAACAGAGACCTCTGGGTCGGATATTTACTTAGAGGATATTGTTTTTATCAGCTTAAAAATTATGATGAAGCGGAAGTTAATTTCAAAAAGTCGATAGAATTAAATCAAAAAGATTCAAATTCCTATTTTTATCTAGGCGATATTTACGGTATTAAGGGCGAAAAAGTAGTATCTAAACAATATTACGTAAATGCTCTGAAATATTCTCCATCAATTATCAATAAAATAATCATAAATGAGAAAATTCAAGACATTGACAACTCACTCGGAAAGAGTTTTATAAAATAG
- a CDS encoding DegT/DnrJ/EryC1/StrS family aminotransferase has translation MSAETEVLEKPSRKKTDIEFHKPTLSREDLKTVLEALVEDHLASGSVTHKFEKAFSSTFRTKQVVSANSLTAAYHLSLLALEIQPGDKIAISTFAPLAALDAIFLMQAQPLVVDMGKHSFHICPERLSSALEDESVKAVVLDHTFGSLADFSKYDFKNRPVIEDFSETVGARTETFTPGKQGRISICGLSIEYLITTGNGALICTDDDSLAKKIRARKEGKAPYPRKEGQPRLDYDMIDYQAALGIEQLSNLGVILERKRKIAQVYLQSIQGSQVGSHFNDPNSETFNRFVIIAPGNYEQVERYFRSLQIGTRRTVAEPIHHILELSNSDFPNGERLYQRGHCIPIYPNLTKDNVQRISQAIRRIY, from the coding sequence ATGAGCGCGGAAACCGAAGTTTTAGAGAAACCAAGCCGGAAAAAGACCGATATCGAATTCCATAAACCGACTCTTTCTCGGGAAGACCTGAAAACAGTTTTAGAAGCGTTGGTAGAAGACCATCTTGCTTCCGGTTCAGTGACTCATAAGTTTGAGAAAGCTTTTTCTTCTACTTTCAGGACGAAACAAGTAGTTTCCGCAAATAGTTTAACTGCTGCGTATCACCTGTCCTTATTGGCGTTGGAAATCCAACCAGGAGATAAAATTGCTATCTCCACATTCGCTCCTCTTGCTGCTTTAGATGCAATTTTCTTAATGCAAGCACAACCTTTGGTTGTGGATATGGGAAAACATTCTTTCCATATCTGTCCTGAAAGATTATCTTCCGCGTTAGAAGATGAATCCGTAAAAGCTGTGGTTTTAGATCACACTTTCGGATCTTTGGCGGACTTCTCCAAATACGATTTCAAAAACCGTCCTGTAATCGAAGATTTTTCAGAAACTGTTGGTGCAAGAACTGAAACTTTCACTCCAGGGAAACAGGGAAGAATTTCCATTTGTGGACTTTCTATAGAATATCTAATCACTACCGGAAACGGAGCTTTGATCTGCACTGATGATGATTCATTGGCAAAAAAGATTAGAGCCAGAAAAGAAGGTAAAGCACCTTATCCACGCAAAGAAGGCCAGCCTAGATTAGATTACGACATGATCGATTACCAAGCGGCTTTAGGGATCGAACAATTATCCAACCTTGGTGTGATCTTAGAAAGAAAAAGAAAGATCGCTCAAGTTTATCTGCAATCCATCCAAGGTTCCCAAGTTGGTTCTCATTTTAACGATCCGAATTCTGAAACATTCAATCGTTTCGTGATCATTGCTCCAGGTAATTATGAGCAGGTAGAAAGGTACTTCCGTTCTTTACAAATTGGTACTCGTAGAACTGTTGCAGAACCGATCCATCATATTCTTGAACTTTCTAATTCAGATTTCCCTAACGGGGAAAGATTGTACCAAAGAGGTCATTGCATTCCGATTTATCCAAACTTAACTAAGGATAATGTGCAAAGGATCTCTCAGGCGATTCGTAGAATTTACTAA
- a CDS encoding helix-turn-helix transcriptional regulator has protein sequence MKEELDKDIDQEIEPREMNPTEYRLLTLLFNFFRFPDGITLSSLRKIMEGFYDNENRDSDRRKLSRDIEELGALGFHIKYYPQKNGKDFVYVLVKDPLSKTLEFTEEELREISALLLKGYSEAPKYELYTAARKIFAGDLEYFPEIPDSTEENSEEFGEAAFQILEALKNHTPIRIKYYKTFPEDSYLKEADPIRLIRKGGQDHYLLAYDREEKTKKRFVLPKILSVELLQGDPLYQARGAKKETEEDLIIHAGLFPVHEPKNVEWICKEEGLVKAKLFLTGIKYAEEKNKLSFQSTNLEGLLPFLWRWPDAIETVLPEELNSVFRNSVKQISELYEKV, from the coding sequence ATGAAAGAAGAACTAGACAAAGATATAGATCAGGAAATCGAGCCGAGGGAAATGAATCCCACAGAGTACAGGCTTCTCACATTATTATTCAATTTTTTCAGATTTCCGGATGGGATCACTTTAAGCTCTCTAAGAAAGATCATGGAGGGATTCTATGACAACGAGAACCGAGACTCAGACAGAAGAAAACTATCCAGAGATATAGAAGAGTTAGGCGCCCTAGGATTTCATATTAAATATTATCCACAAAAGAATGGAAAAGATTTTGTATACGTACTCGTAAAAGATCCACTTTCCAAAACTCTTGAATTCACTGAAGAAGAACTAAGAGAAATTTCCGCACTTCTATTAAAGGGATATTCAGAAGCTCCAAAATACGAACTTTATACCGCTGCTAGGAAAATATTCGCAGGAGATCTGGAATACTTTCCTGAAATCCCAGATAGCACTGAGGAAAATTCAGAAGAGTTCGGCGAGGCAGCATTTCAAATATTGGAAGCTCTCAAAAACCATACTCCAATCCGAATTAAATATTATAAAACCTTTCCTGAAGATTCTTATCTGAAAGAAGCAGATCCAATCCGATTGATCCGAAAAGGCGGCCAGGATCATTACCTGCTGGCTTATGACAGAGAAGAAAAAACCAAAAAAAGATTCGTTCTACCTAAGATCTTATCAGTGGAACTACTACAAGGGGATCCACTTTACCAGGCAAGGGGAGCTAAAAAGGAAACAGAAGAAGATCTGATCATACATGCAGGATTATTTCCAGTCCATGAACCAAAAAATGTGGAATGGATCTGCAAAGAAGAAGGTCTCGTAAAAGCAAAACTATTCCTGACAGGGATCAAATATGCCGAAGAGAAAAATAAACTCAGTTTCCAATCGACCAACTTGGAAGGGTTATTGCCATTCCTGTGGAGATGGCCGGATGCAATCGAAACAGTTCTTCCTGAAGAATTGAATTCAGTTTTCCGAAACTCAGTGAAACAGATCTCAGAACTCTACGAAAAAGTATAA
- a CDS encoding DJ-1/PfpI family protein, producing the protein MKHLSLQPNRFMKFFCGSLALLLLFGTVEYGISSEISKTPTQEEVSKIPAYQSRFGRKQPIIAVIGENRMTELTDFMIPYGVLTSAKIAKVISVFPKTGPVQMFPALKMEAEKSFDLFDSEYPEGADYVIVPAVHYADDPNLLSFVQKQSAKGSTIIGVCDGVWVLANAGILKDHKATGHWFSFSNLEKEFPETTWIKDRRYIADRKIITTTGITASIPVSLALIEAISGKEKASEIAASLGAKDWKPTHKSTDFYLSSKDMYIAAKNYLGFWNYENLGVRVSDGTDEIVLALQADSFSRTYRSEVFSVSDQKQIRTKNGLLLHVDKTQAEAANLDSILENLNGIAAVTAYDKNLSEIESKYGTNTAAFVALQMEYPWRK; encoded by the coding sequence ATGAAACATCTTAGCCTCCAACCAAATCGTTTTATGAAATTCTTCTGCGGGAGCTTAGCTCTCTTACTATTATTCGGGACTGTAGAATACGGAATATCTTCCGAAATCTCAAAAACTCCAACCCAAGAAGAAGTTTCTAAGATCCCAGCCTATCAGTCCAGATTCGGCAGAAAACAACCAATCATTGCTGTGATCGGCGAGAACCGAATGACTGAGCTAACTGATTTTATGATCCCTTATGGAGTTTTAACTTCTGCAAAGATCGCAAAGGTAATCTCTGTTTTTCCTAAAACTGGCCCAGTCCAAATGTTTCCTGCGCTTAAGATGGAAGCGGAGAAGTCTTTCGATCTTTTTGATTCTGAATATCCAGAAGGAGCGGATTATGTGATCGTGCCAGCAGTTCATTATGCGGATGATCCTAATCTTCTATCATTCGTACAAAAACAATCTGCAAAAGGTTCTACGATTATAGGAGTATGCGACGGAGTTTGGGTGCTCGCAAATGCAGGAATTCTGAAAGATCATAAGGCAACTGGTCATTGGTTTTCTTTTTCTAATTTAGAGAAAGAATTTCCTGAGACTACATGGATCAAGGATAGAAGGTACATTGCAGATCGAAAGATCATCACTACTACTGGGATCACTGCTTCTATTCCAGTTTCATTAGCTTTGATCGAAGCAATCTCCGGAAAAGAAAAGGCTTCAGAAATCGCGGCAAGTTTAGGAGCTAAAGATTGGAAGCCCACTCATAAAAGTACCGATTTTTATTTAAGCAGCAAAGACATGTACATTGCCGCGAAAAACTATCTTGGCTTTTGGAATTATGAGAATTTAGGAGTTAGAGTTTCGGATGGAACAGATGAAATTGTATTAGCCCTACAAGCGGATTCTTTTTCCAGAACTTATAGATCGGAAGTATTTTCTGTTTCAGACCAAAAACAAATCCGAACCAAGAATGGTTTGTTATTACACGTAGACAAAACGCAAGCAGAAGCCGCCAATTTAGATTCTATCTTAGAAAATCTGAATGGAATAGCGGCAGTAACTGCTTATGATAAGAATTTATCAGAGATCGAATCCAAATACGGAACAAACACTGCAGCTTTCGTGGCTCTACAGATGGAATATCCTTGGAGGAAATAG
- a CDS encoding efflux RND transporter permease subunit has product MNIALLSIKRPIFITSLVILMLITGIFSLSKMGVDLFPDVNIPVVTVTTIYPGAGPEEIEELISKPLEEELSSIAGLKKITSRNQEGVSVVLGEFTLSTDIKYAEQQFRDKTASVRPKLPDGIKEPKVVRFDPADQPIIRLAVFADLNQAKMYDLAKETVKAKLEQIAGVGSVKLVGGTRREIQIELDRNKLVSYQMPMVVIANRLKTAGLNVPVGKFDSGAKETSYRTLGRYETLSQIENTIVSFGGDVGNSVLIKELGTVRDGTEDEETLGYLWASKSDEVEEEDAALLTHPFTWIAQIPKRVKRTFAKLSGTKEPVIEKELKPALFIDVYKQSGANTVSVADEVLKRIDKLNADIQPLEGKPKIRLIRDGSRWIRYNVEDVTEAIVLGILLAVITVYFFLGNLRSTIITGLALPNSLLGAFIIMWIMGFTINVMTLLALSLAVGLLVDDAIVVRENIFRKLEEGATVMEAAEKGTMEVALAVIGTSLTVIAVFFPVGFLSGIVGQFFKQFGLTVVFAMIISLFDGLFVAPMLSAYFAGKLTHDKKNAAVEAFDRFQTWLEKIYTITMRYALAHPGKIILLTFLIFILSFVSCAFVKKTFLPANDQGEFMVTLDLPPGTSLQGTKDVSDKVLAELQKFPEMDKIAITIGKPDGGEPNTAILAIALVSSKKRSRDTTSIKEEIRTMLKAYDYARPAVSDYSAVGGGVQYPFQLVLKGNNLEEVEAYSKKVIEKLKGIKDLADIDSDFRGGKPEYQIVLDNSKMQLVGVLPGVAGSELRYQIAGDQVSKFYDKGIEYEVRMRLKPDQRNLRAAYGQTKVPNIANRLIPLAAISNGKENLGPSRINRIDRARAVVVNANLAPGGAIGTAMEEATRIITKEIPPPPGVRFNFQGQSEDLKELFLNIIVAFGLALIFIYLVLASLYESFITPITILFAIPPAISGAFFALFLTGEMLNIFSMIGLILLMGLVAKNSILLVDYAMQAVRERGITRDEAIFEAGLVRLRPILMTSIAMIMGTVPIALGLGEAAKSRTAMGIAIIGGLILSTLVTLIVVPSIFGGIDKFREWIEGKFRPDMTATIHSEGGSGSTNHNQPSLSEWAQGVEEKPKKASSSKKKK; this is encoded by the coding sequence TTGAATATCGCGCTCCTCTCTATTAAACGTCCCATTTTTATTACCAGTCTTGTGATCCTTATGTTGATCACTGGTATCTTCTCTCTTAGCAAGATGGGAGTGGATCTTTTTCCGGATGTAAATATCCCGGTGGTGACTGTAACTACGATCTATCCTGGAGCAGGTCCGGAAGAGATCGAGGAATTGATCTCTAAACCTTTAGAAGAAGAACTTTCTTCCATTGCAGGTTTAAAGAAGATCACTTCTCGTAACCAGGAAGGTGTTTCCGTCGTTTTAGGTGAATTCACTCTTTCTACTGATATCAAATACGCAGAACAGCAGTTTAGAGATAAGACTGCATCGGTTCGTCCTAAACTTCCAGACGGAATTAAAGAACCTAAAGTTGTTCGTTTCGACCCGGCGGATCAACCGATCATTCGTTTGGCAGTGTTTGCAGATCTGAATCAGGCAAAAATGTACGACCTAGCTAAAGAAACCGTTAAGGCTAAGTTGGAACAAATTGCAGGTGTTGGTTCTGTTAAATTAGTTGGTGGAACTAGAAGAGAGATCCAAATCGAATTAGATAGAAATAAATTAGTTTCTTATCAAATGCCGATGGTGGTGATCGCCAATAGATTAAAAACTGCGGGCTTAAACGTTCCAGTTGGTAAATTTGATTCTGGTGCAAAAGAAACTTCTTATAGAACATTAGGGCGATATGAAACTCTTTCCCAAATTGAAAACACAATCGTTTCATTCGGTGGAGATGTTGGCAATTCTGTACTTATAAAAGAGTTAGGAACCGTAAGAGATGGAACGGAAGATGAAGAAACCTTAGGTTATCTTTGGGCTTCCAAAAGTGACGAAGTAGAAGAAGAGGATGCGGCACTTCTAACCCACCCTTTCACTTGGATTGCTCAAATCCCTAAAAGAGTCAAAAGGACTTTTGCAAAATTAAGCGGAACTAAAGAGCCAGTTATAGAGAAAGAACTGAAGCCTGCTTTATTCATCGACGTTTATAAACAATCCGGGGCGAACACTGTATCAGTTGCGGACGAGGTTTTAAAAAGGATCGATAAGTTAAATGCGGATATCCAACCTCTGGAAGGAAAACCTAAGATCAGATTGATCCGTGATGGTTCCAGATGGATCCGCTACAACGTAGAAGATGTTACCGAGGCAATCGTTCTAGGTATATTACTCGCGGTAATCACTGTATATTTCTTCTTAGGAAATTTAAGATCTACGATCATCACTGGTCTTGCATTGCCTAACTCTTTATTAGGTGCATTCATCATCATGTGGATCATGGGATTCACAATTAACGTTATGACCTTGTTGGCCTTATCTCTCGCGGTGGGACTACTCGTCGACGATGCGATCGTGGTCCGGGAAAACATCTTCCGAAAATTGGAAGAAGGTGCAACCGTGATGGAAGCCGCGGAAAAAGGAACCATGGAAGTGGCTCTTGCGGTTATTGGAACTTCATTAACTGTGATCGCGGTATTCTTCCCTGTTGGATTCTTATCCGGGATTGTAGGCCAATTCTTCAAACAGTTTGGATTGACTGTAGTTTTTGCCATGATCATTTCACTTTTCGACGGTCTTTTTGTGGCACCAATGTTGTCCGCATACTTCGCGGGTAAACTAACCCACGATAAAAAGAACGCTGCAGTAGAAGCATTTGACCGTTTCCAAACTTGGCTCGAAAAAATTTATACGATCACAATGCGTTACGCATTGGCCCATCCAGGTAAGATCATACTTCTCACTTTCTTAATATTTATTCTTTCCTTCGTAAGTTGCGCTTTTGTGAAAAAGACATTCTTACCTGCGAATGATCAGGGTGAGTTTATGGTGACTTTGGATCTTCCACCTGGCACTAGCTTACAAGGAACTAAAGACGTTTCAGATAAGGTTTTAGCAGAACTCCAAAAATTCCCTGAGATGGATAAGATCGCGATTACAATCGGTAAGCCTGATGGTGGAGAACCAAACACTGCAATACTCGCGATCGCGCTTGTTTCTTCTAAAAAAAGATCCAGGGATACAACTTCCATCAAAGAAGAGATCCGAACAATGTTAAAGGCTTATGATTATGCAAGGCCTGCGGTTTCGGATTATTCCGCTGTGGGAGGCGGGGTCCAGTATCCATTCCAATTAGTTCTCAAAGGGAATAATTTGGAAGAAGTGGAAGCATATTCTAAAAAAGTAATAGAAAAACTAAAAGGCATCAAAGACCTAGCGGACATTGACTCCGACTTTAGAGGAGGAAAGCCCGAATACCAAATCGTTTTAGATAATTCTAAAATGCAATTAGTGGGTGTTCTTCCAGGTGTTGCCGGTTCTGAGTTAAGATACCAGATCGCTGGAGACCAGGTCAGTAAATTTTACGATAAAGGGATTGAGTACGAAGTTCGTATGAGACTCAAACCGGACCAAAGGAACTTGAGAGCTGCTTATGGACAGACCAAGGTTCCGAATATCGCTAACAGATTGATCCCTCTGGCTGCAATCAGTAATGGTAAAGAAAATTTAGGTCCTTCTCGGATCAATCGTATTGATAGAGCAAGAGCAGTTGTTGTAAACGCAAACCTTGCACCAGGTGGTGCAATCGGAACTGCAATGGAAGAAGCGACTAGGATTATCACCAAAGAAATTCCTCCTCCTCCAGGAGTTCGTTTTAATTTCCAAGGTCAGTCGGAAGACTTAAAAGAACTATTCTTGAATATCATCGTAGCATTTGGTCTCGCATTGATATTTATCTACTTGGTTCTTGCGTCTCTTTATGAATCATTCATAACTCCGATCACGATCTTATTCGCGATCCCTCCTGCAATTTCCGGAGCATTCTTCGCTCTCTTCTTAACAGGAGAAATGTTGAATATCTTCTCGATGATCGGACTCATCCTACTCATGGGACTCGTTGCTAAAAACTCGATCTTACTTGTGGATTATGCGATGCAGGCAGTGAGAGAAAGAGGTATTACAAGAGACGAAGCTATCTTCGAAGCAGGTCTCGTAAGATTACGTCCAATCTTAATGACTTCTATCGCGATGATCATGGGAACTGTTCCAATTGCACTCGGCCTTGGAGAAGCTGCTAAGTCCAGAACTGCAATGGGTATCGCGATCATCGGAGGTCTAATCCTCTCCACGTTAGTTACATTAATTGTGGTTCCTTCTATCTTTGGCGGTATCGATAAGTTCAGAGAATGGATAGAAGGTAAGTTCCGTCCAGATATGACTGCGACAATCCACAGCGAAGGTGGATCTGGATCTACGAATCATAATCAACCTTCTTTAAGTGAATGGGCTCAAGGTGTAGAAGAGAAACCTAAGAAAGCAAGTAGTTCTAAGAAGAAAAAGTAA
- a CDS encoding LEA type 2 family protein: MIQKTSLRAYIGITLAANFLFGCAQLQNIDLKKVKEKIEDLDKPSFILEKVSIAEINLSEIKLRVDSKVKNPYPIALPATNLEMNILIEGQQFTKAKTKIPTVGGNSNKPVPVDLTFAYNDLAELYKKVPGKIDLLVKVQGVVSLPIPEKYRSIAGAASLDFPFEEERKIPAVLPDIEIRNFKIIKPDPSTILTSAGTEDLAKKATTFLDTLLGPQKKSPGSAVAAGLSALDLKVDTEFQIVLKNRATSRLQFSEFEFELTLEKEKFLTGQPVRIENQGQESILSVRTSFPLGTVTQGIANAVSKRSAAFRLNGKATTEAPEIGTGQVPFKFDKSGSFSWN, translated from the coding sequence ATGATCCAAAAAACTTCCTTACGTGCTTATATTGGAATTACACTCGCAGCGAATTTTCTATTCGGTTGTGCTCAATTACAAAATATTGATCTAAAAAAAGTAAAAGAAAAAATCGAGGACCTCGACAAACCTTCTTTCATCTTAGAAAAAGTTTCCATTGCGGAGATCAATTTATCCGAGATCAAACTTAGAGTTGATTCTAAAGTAAAAAATCCATATCCAATTGCTTTGCCTGCAACCAATCTTGAGATGAATATCCTGATCGAAGGCCAACAATTTACAAAGGCAAAAACCAAAATCCCAACTGTTGGTGGGAATTCCAACAAACCAGTTCCAGTAGATCTAACATTCGCTTATAATGATCTTGCAGAACTTTATAAAAAAGTTCCAGGAAAGATAGACTTACTAGTCAAAGTACAAGGAGTTGTTTCACTTCCAATTCCGGAAAAATACAGATCTATTGCAGGTGCTGCATCACTCGACTTCCCATTCGAAGAAGAAAGAAAAATCCCAGCAGTTCTTCCAGACATAGAGATCCGAAATTTTAAAATTATCAAACCGGATCCTTCCACTATCCTAACCTCAGCAGGCACAGAAGATTTGGCGAAAAAAGCGACAACGTTCTTAGACACGCTACTTGGTCCTCAGAAAAAATCCCCAGGCTCAGCAGTCGCTGCTGGATTATCAGCACTCGACTTAAAAGTAGATACCGAATTCCAGATCGTACTAAAAAACAGAGCTACATCTAGATTACAATTTTCTGAATTTGAATTTGAACTCACTCTCGAAAAAGAAAAATTCCTAACTGGCCAACCTGTCCGGATCGAAAACCAAGGACAAGAATCCATTCTAAGCGTCCGCACTTCCTTCCCACTCGGAACAGTCACACAAGGAATTGCAAATGCAGTTTCCAAAAGATCCGCAGCATTCCGACTGAACGGAAAGGCAACCACCGAAGCCCCCGAGATCGGAACCGGACAGGTCCCATTCAAATTCGACAAATCCGGTTCTTTTAGCTGGAACTAA